Proteins co-encoded in one Prunus persica cultivar Lovell chromosome G6, Prunus_persica_NCBIv2, whole genome shotgun sequence genomic window:
- the LOC18772082 gene encoding transmembrane protein 87B, with product MEQRLLWCEKGSLLGFIFGVIFIICNECIVQCNASIHEYRNEAFSPQSNAFFFHGGSEGLYASKVHGSADSSSTDNHHLKGKSFIRFESVTFVRTKESANKQSEMQQNTGLVEAIILEVKDRVRIGASFVQSEKICCTRNLSNSGYCTVGEVVIHKNPDNPDWPVRIKTFFNGKAEEATMDTKSININCSGMYYLYFMFCDPQLKGTLIKGRTDWRNPDGYLPGKMAPLMTLYGFMSLAYLVLGLAWFLRFVQFWKDIIQLHYHITAVIALGMCEMAVWYFEYANFNSTGIRPMGITLWAVTFSAVKKTLSRLLLLVVSMGFGVVKPTLGGITPKVFLLGLVYFVASEALELVEHLGNINDFSGKTKLFLVLPVAFLDSWFILWIFSSLSKTLEKLQIRRNMAKLELYRKFTNYLAIFVLLSVAWIGFELYFNATDPLSEYWQIAWIIPAFWTLLAYALLAVICILWAPSRNPTRYAYLEEAGDDFDEEGISLTSGALKVSGDVTAMREYDNVLAEDLEEDKRE from the exons ATGGAACAGAGATTGTTGTGGTGTGAAAAGGGCTCGCTTTTAGGGTTCATATTTGgggttatttttattatatgcAACGAATGCATCGTACAGTGTAATGCTTCAATCCACGAGTACAGAAATGAAGCTTTCAGTCCTCAGTCAAACGCCTTCTTCTTCCATGGCGGCAGCGAGGGCCTCTACGCTTCTAAGGTCCATGGTTCTGCTGATTCTTCGTCCACAGACAATCATCACCTCAAGGGCAAGTCCTTCATCAG GTTTGAGAGTGTCACTTTTGTGAGGACTAAAGAGTCTGCCAATAAGCAAAGTGAAATGCAGCAGAATACTGGTTTGGTGGAAGCTATCATTCTTGAAGTGAAGGACAGGGTTCGGATTGGAGCTTCTTTCGTCCAATCCGAAAAGATATGCTGCACCAGAAATCTTTCGAATTCTGGATACTGCACGGTGGGAGAGGTTGTTATCCACAAAAATCCAGACAACCCTGACTGGCCTGTGCGCATCAAAACCTTTTTTAATGGAAAGGCTGAAGAGGCCACAATGGATACTAAGTCAATTAATATCAATTGTTCCGGAATGTACTacctttattttatgttctGTGATCCGCAACTCAAGGGCACATTGATTAAAGGAAGGACCGATTGGAGAAACCCAGATGGTTATTTGCCTGGGAAGATGGCTCCTTTGATGACATTATATGGCTTTATGTCTTTAGCTTACCTTGTGCTTGGCCTAGCCTGGTTTCTGAGGTTTGTTCAGTTTTGGAAGGATATTATACAATTGCACTACCATATTACAGCAGTGATTGCTCTTGGAATGTGTGAAATGGCTGTGTGGTACTTTGAGTATGCCAATTTTAATTCAACTGGAATCAGACCTATGGGCATTACATTATGGGCTGTAACCTTTAGCGCTGTCAAGAAGACTCTTTCTCGCCTTCTTCTTTTGGTAGTTTCCATGGGCTTTGGCGTCGTGAAGCCTACACTGGGTGGTATAACACCAAAAGTATTTCTTCTTGGTCTGGTATATTTCGTGGCATCAGAAGCACTTGAGCTTGTTGAACATTTGGGGAACATTAATGATTTTTCTGGAAaaacaaagttgtttttggtTCTACCTGTTGCCTTCTTAGATTCATGGTTTATTCTATGGATTTTCTCATCGTTATCAAAAACTTTAGAGAAACTTCAG ATCAGGAGAAACATGGCTAAATTGGAACTATACCGAAAATTTACCAACTATCTCGCAATTTTTGTGCTTCTCTCGGTTGCTTGGATTGGCTTTGAG CTATATTTCAATGCAACGGATCCTCTGAGTGAGTATTGGCAAATTGCTTGGATTATTCCTGCATTCTGGACTCTGCTTGCATATGCTCTCTTGGCGGTGATATGTATCCTTTGGGCTCCTTCACGTAACCCAACTAG ATATGCATACTTGGAGGAAGCAGGAGACGATTTTGATGAGGAGGGCATCTCGTTAACAAGTGGTGCTTTGAAGGTGAGTGGAGATGTGACGGCCATGCGAGAATATGACAATGTGCTTGCTGAAGATCTGGAGGAGGATAAGCGAGAATAG